One segment of Antennarius striatus isolate MH-2024 chromosome 5, ASM4005453v1, whole genome shotgun sequence DNA contains the following:
- the cdc42 gene encoding cell division control protein 42 homolog, which translates to MQTIKCVVVGDGAVGKTCLLISYTTNKFPSEYVPTVFDNYAVTVMIGGEPYTLGLFDTAGQEDYDRLRPLSYPQTDVFLVCFSVVSPSSFENVKEKWVPEITHHCPKTPFLLVGTQIDLRDDPSTIEKLAKNKQKPISPETAEKLARDLKAVKYVECSALTQKGLKNVFDEAILAALEPPEPKKKRKCVLL; encoded by the exons ATGCAGACCATCAAGTGTGTTGTAGTTGGGGATGGTGCCGTGGGTAAAACCTGCCTGCTCATCTCCTACACCACAAACAAGTTCCCCTCTGAATATGTACCTAcg GTTTTTGATAACTATGCTGTAACTGTAATGATTGGAGGTGAGCCCTACACTCTGGGCTTGTTTGACACAGCAG GTCAGGAAGACTACGACAGGTTACGACCCCTGAGTTACCCCCAGACAGACGTCTTCCTCGTCTGTTTCTCGGTTGTGTCTCCCTCCTCCtttgaaaatgtcaaagaaaag TGGGTTCCAGAGATCACCCACCACTGTCCAAAGACCCCCTTCCTGCTCGTCGGGACTCAGATTGACTTGCGGGACGACCCGTCTACCATAGAGAAGCTGGCTAAGAACAAGCAGAAACCCATCAGTCCAGAGACAGCTGAGAAGCTTGCGAGAGACCTCAAAGCTGTGAAATACGTCGAGTGCTCAGCCCTAACGCAG AAAGGCCTAAAGAATGTGTTTGACGAGGCGATATTGGCTGCGTTGGAGCCCCCAGAGCCCAAGAAGAAACGCAAATGTGTGCTGCTATGA
- the snrpe gene encoding small nuclear ribonucleoprotein E: protein MAYRGQGQKVQKVMVQPINLIFRYLQNRSRIQVWLYEQVNMRIEGCIIGFDEYMNLVLDDAEEVHMKTKNRKPLGRIMLKGDNITLLQSVSN, encoded by the exons atGGCGTACAGAGGACAAGGACAGAAGGTCCAGAAGGTTATGGTGCAGCCCATT AACCTTATCTTCAGGTATCTACAAAAT CGTTCCCGGATCCAAGTCTGGTTGTATGAGCAGGTGAACATGCGGATAGAGGGCTGCATCATT GGTTTTGATGAGTACATGAACCTGGTTCTAGATGACGCTGAGGAAGTCCACATGAAGACTAAGAACAGAAAGCCTCTGG GGAGGATCATGTTGAAAGGAGACAACATTACTTTACTGCAGAGCGTGTCCAACTAG